One Triticum dicoccoides isolate Atlit2015 ecotype Zavitan chromosome 5B, WEW_v2.0, whole genome shotgun sequence genomic window carries:
- the LOC119307309 gene encoding pentatricopeptide repeat-containing protein At4g21190-like, whose product MLSLRCWAPAFGIAFERAVVLRPRKFNSLVVCGARGPRPRYPRVWKTDKRIGTVSKSQKLVKCIKGLSNVKEEVYGALDSFVAWELEFPLIAVKKALKTLEDEKEWKRIIQVIKWMFNKGQGKTMGSYQTLLNALVEDGRIEEAEELFQKIFLRYMEGLPRVFFMKIISLYYRLGSYEKMFEVFADMEELGVRPDTSIVRMLGDVFMKLEMLDKYEKLNRKYPPPKFEYRYIKGKRIRIRVYPDDSTEEVTKRDSDRDELEDAGSMNLDNELKEAPRTVLDMNVLGNAASGDHEFV is encoded by the exons ATGCTTTCCTTGAGGTGTTGGGCGCCCGCATTCGGTATAGCGTTCGAGAGAGCCGTCGTTCTGCGCCCTCGAAAGTTCAACTCCTTAGTG GTTTGCGGTGCCAGGGGTCCGAGACCGAGATATCCTCGCGTGTGGAAAACTGACAAGAGAATCGGAACCGTTTCCAAGTCGCAGAAGCTTGTCAAATGT ATTAAGGGTTTGTCTAATGTAAAGGAGGAGGTTTATGGTGCTCTTGATTCATTCGTTGCATGGGAACTGGAGTTTCCCTTGATAGCAGTAAAGAAAGCACTGAAGACGCTTGAGGATGAGAAGGAATGGAAAAGAATAATTCAG GTTATCAAGTGGATGTTCAATAAAGGTCAAGGGAAGACCATGGGAAGCTATCAAACTTTATTAAACGCTTTAGTCGAGGATGGACGAATTGAGGAAGCAGAAGAGCTATTTCAAAAGATATTCTTGAGATATATGGAGGGTTTGCCAcgtgtttttttcatgaaaataatCTCCTTATATTACAGATTGGGGTCATATGAGAAGATGTTTGAG GTTTTTGCTGATATGGAAGAGCTGGGTGTTCGACCTGATACCTCGATTGTCAGGATGCTCGGTGATGTATTTATGAAGCTAGAGATGCTGGACAAATACGAAAAGTTAAATAGGAAATATCCACCGCCAAAATTTGAATATCGATACATCAAAGGCAAGCGCATAAGGATAAGGGTTTATCCAGACGATAGTACTGAAGAAGTAACAAAAAGAGACTCTGACAGAGATGAACTGGAAGATGCAGGAAGCATGAATCTTGACAATGAATTGAAAGAAGCGCCAAGAACAGTCCTGGACATGAATGTATTAGGCAATGCGGCTTCTGGAGACCATGAATTTGTATAG